In the genome of Ureibacillus sp. FSL W7-1570, the window CGATGAATAAGCCAATAATTATTCTTGGAAATGGCGGTCATGCTTCTGTTTTAACAGAGATATTATTGAGTCAAAATCGCAACATTATTGGTTTTACAGCCCCAAAAAAAGAAGAAAATCAGTTCGGTATACCTTATTTAGGAAATGATGAAAAGATTTTAAAATATGATTCAAAAGAAGTGGAATTAGTATTAGGAATTGGATCTGTTGGTGTTAATGATTTTAGACGGAAAATATTTGAATTATTTATAAATGAGGATTATACCTTTGTTAATGTAATTCACCCATCTGCAATTCTTGCTCCATCTGTAAAGTTGGGACAAGGTGTTCAAATTATGGCAGGTGCAATTATTCAAACAAATACTATTATTGACGATAATACTATTGTCAACACAGGTTCAAAAATTGATCATGATTGTGAAATTGGTGCCCACGTTCATTTAGCACCAGGCACGACTCTTTCTGGTGGAGTAAAAATAGGAAATGGAACCCATGTGGGAACAGGAGCTTCGATTATTCAAAATATTCGTATAGGAAATAATTGTTTGGTTGGTGCTGGAGCTGTTGTTATTCATGATATTAATCATGATGTAAAAGCGGTAGGTGTGCCTGCAAAGGAAGTGAGATGAATGAAAGATTGGAAGTCAATTATTGTTAGTGAAAACAATACCCTTTTAGAAACAATGAAAATAATTGATCAGTCTACGCTACAATTTGCAGTAGTAGTAGATGTAAATGGTAGACTATTAGGAACTGTGACGGATGGAGATATACGTAGAAGTATTTTACGGGGGGATTCTTTAGATGTGAAAATTACAGAAGTAATGAATCCTTCCCCTATTACTGCTTTAGTTGGACAATCTAGAAATAAATATTTTCGAGTAATGAGGGAAAAAAAACTTAAACAGCTTCCTATTGTTGATAAAAACAATAGAATTATCGATATTTTATTCCTTGATAAAGCAGTTTCTAATAATGATAATTTAGTAGTATTAATGGTTGGCGGTTTAGGGACTAGATTAAGACCTCTAACAAATGAAATCCCTAAACCAATGTTGCAAGTTGGGGGGAAACCCATTTTGGAAACAATTATAGAAGGATTTAAACAATGTGGATTTACAAATTTTATTTTAAGTGTCAACTATAAAAAAGAAGTGATTCAAAATTACTTTCAAAATGGTGGAGCATTTGATGTGAATATTTCTTATATAGAAGAAACAAAAAGAATGGGGACTGCTGGCGCTCTATCATTATTACCTATAAAACCATTAAAACCTTTTTTTGTAATGAACGGAGATTTATTAACACAAGTAAATTTTGAACAATTGATTCATTATCATATGGAGAATGAATCTTTGGCAACAATGTGTGTACGAGAATATGAATACCAAATACCATATGGTGTAATTGAAACTGATGGAGCAAGATTAATATCCATAAAAGAAAAACCAATACATAAAAGTTTTGTAAATGCTGGTATTTATGTTTTAAATCCCGAAACATTAGAATACATACCTAAAAATCAATTTTATGATATGCCGGAGTTATTTCAAAAATTATTAGACGAAGAAAAAAAGACAACGGTTTTTCCAATTAGAGAATATTGGTTGGACATCGGGAGAATGGATGATTTTGAAAGAGCCAATTTAGAATTTAAGGAGCGTTATGAATGCAGCCGAAAATTTTAGCTATTATTCCAGCTCGTGGAGGTTCAAAAGGTGTACCACGCAAAAATATCCGAGATTTAGCAGGTAAGCCCTTAATCGCTTGGACTATTGAAGAAGCAAAGAAATCCAAATATATTACGCGTTTAATATTATCGTCAGAAGATGAAGAAATCATTGAAGCGGCCAAAAAATATGGTTGTGAAGTTCCTTTTGTTCGACCAATTGAATTAGCTCAGGATAATACACCTGGTATAGAACCAGTTCTTCATGCAATTGAAAAATGTCCAGGGTATGATTATGTGTTATTATTACAGCCTACATCTCCTCTAAGAACTGTTGAGGATATTGATGGTTGTATTGAATTCCTATTAAATAAAAAATTAGACTTTTGTGTCAGTGTAACACATGCTGAAAAAAGTCCTTATTGGATGTACAATGTAGAAAAAAGTGGTCAAATGAATCCTTTAATAAAACAAGAGGAAGTGGCAACTAGAAGACAAGATTTGCCTCCAGTTTATATGTTAAATGGAGCATTATATATTGCGAAGGTAGAGAAGTTATTAGAGGAAAAATCATTCCTGACCCAAAATACAAAAGCATTTATTATGTGTAGAGAAAATTCATTTGATATTGATACCGAATTAGATTTTTTGATTTGTGAACAATTATTGAAACAAAGAGAAAAAGCTTAGTAATACGAAAGATGTAGCAATTATTGAAACTGAGCAATAAGGTAATAGGCATTTAAAAGCAATAATAAAAAATAAAGATGATCCTTGTATTGTTGAACCTTCTGAGCATTTTTTAGGACAGACTACATATTGGTAATGCGTACGATAGATTGTACGCATTTTATTTTTTTATCCACTTTTTTGTCAAACAGTATAAATTTTTGTGAACCATCCGATATAACTATTAGAAAAATTCTCTTTTGTTCGGTTTCATTCAAGGAGGAAGATGTATGCAAATTTCAGCAAAATCAGCTGTTGAAG includes:
- a CDS encoding acetyltransferase; this encodes MNKPIIILGNGGHASVLTEILLSQNRNIIGFTAPKKEENQFGIPYLGNDEKILKYDSKEVELVLGIGSVGVNDFRRKIFELFINEDYTFVNVIHPSAILAPSVKLGQGVQIMAGAIIQTNTIIDDNTIVNTGSKIDHDCEIGAHVHLAPGTTLSGGVKIGNGTHVGTGASIIQNIRIGNNCLVGAGAVVIHDINHDVKAVGVPAKEVR
- a CDS encoding nucleotidyltransferase family protein; the protein is MKDWKSIIVSENNTLLETMKIIDQSTLQFAVVVDVNGRLLGTVTDGDIRRSILRGDSLDVKITEVMNPSPITALVGQSRNKYFRVMREKKLKQLPIVDKNNRIIDILFLDKAVSNNDNLVVLMVGGLGTRLRPLTNEIPKPMLQVGGKPILETIIEGFKQCGFTNFILSVNYKKEVIQNYFQNGGAFDVNISYIEETKRMGTAGALSLLPIKPLKPFFVMNGDLLTQVNFEQLIHYHMENESLATMCVREYEYQIPYGVIETDGARLISIKEKPIHKSFVNAGIYVLNPETLEYIPKNQFYDMPELFQKLLDEEKKTTVFPIREYWLDIGRMDDFERANLEFKERYECSRKF
- a CDS encoding acylneuraminate cytidylyltransferase family protein, whose translation is MQPKILAIIPARGGSKGVPRKNIRDLAGKPLIAWTIEEAKKSKYITRLILSSEDEEIIEAAKKYGCEVPFVRPIELAQDNTPGIEPVLHAIEKCPGYDYVLLLQPTSPLRTVEDIDGCIEFLLNKKLDFCVSVTHAEKSPYWMYNVEKSGQMNPLIKQEEVATRRQDLPPVYMLNGALYIAKVEKLLEEKSFLTQNTKAFIMCRENSFDIDTELDFLICEQLLKQREKA